In Miscanthus floridulus cultivar M001 chromosome 5, ASM1932011v1, whole genome shotgun sequence, one genomic interval encodes:
- the LOC136449644 gene encoding uncharacterized protein, whose protein sequence is MARCLVARHFLPHLRLRAPRLLSVPPPTLGMLTRAVGKLSFPPVQAPQGTRYFADDRSHYDLFGKRRPGDEEFRKAWQEDVDEEDCLWTGSEDDDNDEESDTKLEREIKKVKRQAKENSNLIDADDSDELRSICPESDEDDMTLWSGSEDDDDDDIPSEAHPSERSDSYIDKVFEFDESPKYRTISELLKAENEPPELSPGKQARKLAVENALKKLKKGPDGRYINVFDVATDIDILIGAFENIVSGPEYAELREGGPKKLNIQFFKDIQARMRDPNFKFSPELKLKPKSKLVSRKKWQKAKARKRKNDRR, encoded by the exons ATGGCTCGCTGCCTCGTCGCCCGCCACTTCCTCCCGCATCTCCGCCTCCGCGCGCCTCGTCTCCTTTCTGTTCCACCGCCGACGCTGGGCATGCTTACGCGAGCTGTCGGAAAACTGTCGTTTCCTCCGGTTCAGGCGCCTCAAG GAACCCGATACTTTGCTGACGATCGCTCACACTACGATCTGTTTGGTAAAAGAAGGCCTGGGGATGAAGAGTTCAGAAAAGCTTGGCAGGAGGACGTAGATGAAGAGGACTGTCTGTGGACAGGTAGTGAAGATGATGACAACGACGAAGAGAGTGATACAAAACTGGAGAGGGAAATTAAGAAAGTGAAGAGGCAAGCCAAGGAAAATTCAAATCTTATTGATGCTGATGACAGTGACGAGTTAAGAAGTATATGCCCTGagagtgatgaagatgatatgaCTCTCTGGAGTGGCAGTgaagacgatgatgacgatgatattCCCTCCGAAGCACATCCTAGTGAACGCAGTGATTCATATATTGATAAGGTGTTTGAATTTGACGAGTCACCAAAGTACCGCACAATCTCAGAGCTGTTGAAAGCAGAGAATGAGCCACCTGAGCTATCTCCGGGAAAGCAAGCAAGAAAACTTGCTGTAGAAAATGCTCTTAAGAAGTTGAAGAAAGGCCCTGATGGACGCTACATTAACGTATTTGATGTTGCTACTGATATAGATATCCTGATTGGTGCATTTGAGAACATTGTTTCAGGACCAGAATATGCAGAGCTGCGGGAGGGTGGACCAAAAAAGCTCAATATACAGTTCTTTAAGGATATACAAGCACGCATGAGGGACCCAAATTTCAAGTTTTCTCCAGAGTTGAAGTTAAAGCCAAAGAGTAAATTAGTGTCTAGGAAAAAGTGGCAGAAAGCCAAAGCTAGGAAGAGGAAAAATGACAGACGTTGA
- the LOC136449643 gene encoding heavy metal-associated isoprenylated plant protein 37-like: MTKDEEFKLVKIQNHVLKVNIHCDGCKHKVKKLLQKIEGVYSVAIDVDNHKVSVTGDVDSETLIRKLTRGGKHAELWSQQKGGGNQGHKGNNGQQQHQHQQNHQQHQQQQKQGANPGKDGHNKNNNGGQKEQGKQGGVGSLMQGLKAFKNQHGNKHQLPDLSSEDDDTYDDEDDEFDDDYEEELRFLGDKMSQLGFHSNNHQNQNKNKNGNNAAVNNNHNNGNGKKGNGGGANHHQNNHHQNQKNVNVINMAAANAKMGGGVQNQKNANAINMAAAVNAKMAANGAQRNTGAMSGMLGLSHGLGAGSAAPGFQGYTGFNHPSYAAAGYGGLQQQHLQQQQSNNLMASMQGYHHHPAATAAMMNNLRGLNSNMMTTMHQPQQQPQPQMMYHSSPQISPYTGYYNPYNYYYHPHPGSAGYPASNGDVETMFSDENTKGCVVM, from the exons ATGACCAAGGACGAGGAGTTCAAGCTGGTCAAGATCCag AACCATGTGCTGAAGGTGAACATACACTGTGACGGGTGCAAGCACAAGGTCAAGAAGCTTCTTCAGAAGATCGAAG GCGTGTACTCGGTGGCCATTGATGTGGACAACCACAAGGTGTCGGTGACAGGCGATGTGGACTCGGAGACCTTGATCAGGAAGCTCACCAGGGGCGGCAAGCATGCGGAGCTGTGGTCACAGCAGAAGGGCGGCGGCAACCAGGGCCACAAGGGCAACAATggccagcagcagcaccagcaccagcagaaCCACCAGCAGCATCAACAACAGCAGAAGCAAGGTGCCAATCCGGGCAAGGATGGGCACAACAAGAACAACAACGGCGGCCAGAAGGAGCAGGGAAAGCAAGGAGGGGTTGGGAGCCTCATGCAGGGCCTCAAGGCATTCAAGAACCAGCACGGCAACAAGCACCAGCTCCCTGATCTCAGCTCGGAGGATGATGACAcgtatgatgatgaggatgatgagtttGACGACGACTATGAGGAGGAGCTTCGCTTCCTTGGGGACAAGATGAGCCAGCTCGGGTTCCACAGCAACAACCACCAGAaccagaacaagaacaagaacggGAACAATGCTGCTGTCAACAATAACCACAACAATGGCAATGGCAAGAAAGGTAATGGTGGCGGAGCCAATCATCACCAGAACAACCACCACCAGAACCAGAAGAATGTAAATGTGATCAACATGGCAGCTGCAAATGCCAAGATGGGCGGTGGAGTCCAGAACCAGAAGAATGCTAATGCGATCAACATGGCAGCGGCGGTGAACGCCAAGATGGCGGCTAATGGTGCCCAGAGGAACACTGGTGCCATGAGTGGCATGTTGGGCCTGAGCCATGGCTTGGGAGCCGGCAGTGCTGCTCCTGGCTTCCAAGGTTACACAGGCTTCAACCACCCGTCCTATGCTGCTGCCGGCTATGGAGGTCTTCAGCAACAACAtctccagcagcagcagagcaACAACCTCATGGCGAGCATGCAGGGGTACCATCATCACCCTGCAGCGACGGCCGCGATGATGAACAATTTGAGGGGTCTGAACAGCAATATGATGACGACGATGCATCAGCcccagcagcagccgcagccgcagatGATGTACCACTCCTCTCCCCAGATCAGCCCTTACACTGGCTACTACAACCCTTACAATTACTACTACCATCCCCATCCTGGCAGTGCTGGTTACCCAGCCAGCAATGGGGATGTGGAGACCATGTTCAGTGATGAGAACACCAAGGGCTGTGTTGTCATGTAG